One window of Desulfovibrio sp. genomic DNA carries:
- the purB gene encoding adenylosuccinate lyase: MIDRYTRQEMGRIWTLENRYQAWLDVEVAVCRAWSDMGRIPAEAVENITAKASIDVDRILAIEEVTRHDVIAFLTSLEEKVGAEAARYIHLGCTSSDIVDTANALLLVQAGRLILKDIRGLLTAIESLANRHKGVLCMGRTHGIHAEPTSFGLKMAGFYAEFERHLARVEAGVESIRVGKISGAVGTYAFLSPELEQRALGYLGLEVDPHSTQIIQRDRYAHFFTSLAVLAGGVERLCVELRHLQRTEVLEVEEGFAKGQKGSSAMPHKKNPISAENMSGLSRLLRTNALASLENQALWHERDISHSSVERVIMPDSTILADYVLTRLTKLLEGLVVKPERMRENMERSYGLYFSQRVLTALIATGLPRQQAYEAVQRLAMQSWESRIPFPDLVRGDVDMSGRLGEAALAELFDPAYYLQHEDEIFARVFKNAAANKA; the protein is encoded by the coding sequence ATGATCGATCGCTACACCCGTCAGGAAATGGGCCGCATTTGGACCCTCGAAAACCGCTATCAGGCATGGCTTGATGTGGAAGTGGCTGTTTGCCGGGCCTGGAGCGACATGGGCCGCATCCCGGCTGAAGCGGTAGAAAATATCACGGCCAAGGCGTCCATTGATGTGGACCGCATTCTGGCCATTGAAGAAGTGACCCGCCACGACGTCATCGCCTTTCTGACCTCGCTGGAAGAAAAGGTGGGGGCTGAAGCCGCGCGTTATATCCACCTTGGCTGTACCTCGTCCGACATCGTGGACACGGCCAACGCCCTTCTGCTTGTGCAGGCTGGCCGCCTGATCCTCAAGGATATTCGCGGCCTTCTGACCGCTATTGAATCGCTGGCCAACCGTCACAAGGGCGTGCTGTGCATGGGCCGCACCCACGGCATCCACGCCGAACCCACCAGCTTTGGCCTTAAAATGGCCGGATTCTACGCCGAATTTGAACGCCATCTGGCTCGGGTCGAAGCCGGTGTGGAAAGCATTCGCGTGGGCAAGATTTCTGGCGCTGTGGGCACGTATGCGTTTTTGTCGCCCGAGCTTGAGCAGCGCGCGCTGGGCTACCTTGGCCTTGAGGTTGACCCGCACTCCACACAGATCATCCAGCGCGACCGCTATGCGCACTTCTTCACCTCGCTGGCCGTGCTGGCTGGCGGCGTGGAACGCCTTTGTGTTGAGCTGCGCCACCTGCAGCGCACCGAAGTGCTGGAAGTCGAAGAAGGTTTTGCCAAGGGGCAGAAGGGTTCGTCGGCCATGCCGCACAAAAAGAACCCCATCTCCGCCGAGAACATGAGCGGTCTTTCGCGCCTGCTGCGCACCAACGCCCTTGCCTCGCTGGAAAATCAGGCTCTGTGGCACGAGCGCGACATCAGCCACTCTTCCGTTGAGCGGGTTATCATGCCCGATTCCACCATTCTGGCCGACTACGTGCTCACCCGCCTCACCAAGCTGCTTGAAGGTCTGGTGGTCAAGCCCGAGCGCATGCGCGAAAACATGGAGCGTTCTTACGGTCTCTATTTTTCGCAGCGCGTACTGACGGCCCTGATCGCCACGGGGCTTCCGCGCCAGCAGGCCTACGAGGCCGTGCAGCGCCTTGCCATGCAAAGCTGGGAGAGCCGCATTCCCTTCCCCGATCTGGTGCGCGGTGATGTCGACATGAGCGGACGCCTTGGCGAAGCCGCACTGGCCGAGCTTTTTGACCCGGCCTACTATCTGCAACACGAAGACGAAATCTTTGCCCGCGTATTCAAGAACGCTGCGGCCAATAAGGCGTAA
- the pyrE gene encoding orotate phosphoribosyltransferase: MLELKRRLARLLVEKSYREGDFVLASGRRSDYYFDCRVTALHAEGSWLIGTLFNHMLREMDIKGVGGMTMGADPLVAATTVISHEQGRPLDGLLVRKEAKGHGTGQFVEGLGNFHTGDRVAMLEDVVTTGGSLLKACDRVRDAGLSIVAVCAILDREEGGREKLREAGYDLLALFTRAELVALAR, encoded by the coding sequence CTGCTGGAACTCAAGCGCCGTTTGGCTCGTTTGCTGGTTGAAAAATCTTACCGCGAGGGAGATTTTGTGCTGGCATCAGGCCGCAGAAGCGACTATTATTTTGATTGCCGCGTCACGGCGTTGCATGCCGAAGGTTCGTGGCTTATCGGAACCCTGTTCAACCACATGCTTCGCGAGATGGACATCAAGGGCGTTGGCGGCATGACCATGGGCGCAGACCCGCTGGTTGCCGCTACAACCGTTATTTCGCACGAGCAGGGCAGACCCCTCGATGGTCTTCTGGTTCGCAAAGAAGCCAAGGGCCACGGTACGGGGCAGTTTGTGGAAGGTCTGGGCAACTTTCATACGGGTGACCGTGTGGCGATGCTTGAAGATGTTGTTACCACCGGCGGTTCTCTGCTGAAGGCCTGTGATCGCGTGCGCGATGCCGGCCTGTCCATTGTGGCGGTGTGCGCTATTCTGGATCGGGAGGAAGGTGGCCGGGAAAAGCTCCGTGAGGCGGGATATGACCTGCTTGCGCTCTTTACCCGTGCGGAATTGGTGGCTCTTGCGCGTTAA
- a CDS encoding L,D-transpeptidase family protein, with the protein MFSSVAVRVLGGLRQCLACGLLAFGIGCPLASPHLAQAEEWQASLYNEGLPTHLVAVDKKRQTFMFFEKKSPLKLKYTYPCTTGQLTGDKQSLNDLRTPEGIYFVEYKIASGLDFKEYGGIAYTLNYPNPVDRLRGKTGHGIWIHSKGFGIEPLATRGCVAIGLKEIDEVGPQLTPGTAVVLAEKMDETAQPRSDTGTAQELRRLMQNWSNAWASRSVKMFDYYDPDAYSKAMTENFVAFRQNKERLFKSLQFIKIFNRKINVLEGPGYWVTWSEQLYTASNLSTEGVRRLYWQRGKDQKFRIVGMEWAPRDLGMRADFQKGQLVAEAPLQQVSDASSEAPQPPRLDMPEAAPEKTAPVAMTVPQPSQDKTAQAATAKPGQGEKLVAANDPLVPKRGSTPPPAEVNWGARPSMEEAARTEAEAAQKNAAAKAAEQAAPQTPAALAASQLPPPASVQAPVQAPATAQVAGQMTAQPVAQAAASTPASAPAPLALTPDVVAGLEKAVKAWNADFASRSMDIASLYDQARFNREAGTPRGYSYNSTMREFERRFAAPWLRLISRKPKFELQGTLAVSHVEQLVVTPNAMEQGVRSFWWNRDDKGDFRIVATQFRPDELGLAADYLDQVSDDVSAMVEKWRKAWEAGRIEEYIEYYADDAIQQGRWGAKNIQKQKEQLWQRVKPTLVQITGLRLVADKQGIRADMNQVYADSSGHTDRGTKTLLLRFDGKNWRIAREDWALLGAPVEPVGTVQ; encoded by the coding sequence ATGTTCAGCTCTGTGGCTGTGCGTGTGCTCGGCGGTTTGCGCCAGTGCCTGGCGTGCGGGCTGCTGGCCTTTGGCATTGGCTGCCCCCTGGCTTCGCCGCACCTGGCCCAGGCCGAAGAATGGCAGGCCTCGCTGTACAACGAGGGGTTGCCTACCCATCTGGTTGCTGTTGATAAAAAGCGCCAGACCTTCATGTTTTTTGAGAAAAAAAGTCCCCTCAAGCTCAAGTATACCTACCCCTGCACAACCGGTCAGCTCACGGGCGACAAACAGTCGCTCAACGACCTGCGCACCCCCGAGGGCATCTATTTTGTGGAATACAAAATAGCCAGCGGGCTGGATTTCAAGGAATACGGCGGCATAGCCTATACCCTGAACTATCCCAACCCGGTGGACAGGCTGCGCGGTAAAACCGGCCACGGCATCTGGATACACAGCAAGGGTTTTGGCATTGAGCCTCTCGCCACTCGTGGCTGCGTGGCCATTGGTCTCAAGGAAATTGACGAGGTGGGCCCCCAGCTCACCCCCGGTACCGCCGTGGTGCTGGCTGAAAAAATGGACGAAACCGCCCAGCCCCGGTCCGACACTGGCACCGCCCAGGAACTGCGCCGTCTGATGCAGAACTGGAGCAATGCCTGGGCCTCGCGCTCGGTGAAGATGTTTGACTACTACGATCCCGATGCCTATTCCAAAGCCATGACAGAAAATTTCGTCGCTTTCAGGCAAAACAAGGAACGTCTGTTCAAGTCACTGCAATTCATCAAGATATTCAATAGAAAAATCAATGTGCTGGAAGGCCCTGGTTACTGGGTAACCTGGTCAGAGCAGCTCTATACGGCATCCAACCTTTCCACCGAGGGTGTACGCAGGCTGTACTGGCAGCGCGGCAAGGACCAGAAATTCCGCATTGTCGGCATGGAGTGGGCCCCCCGCGATCTTGGCATGCGTGCCGATTTTCAGAAAGGCCAACTGGTGGCCGAGGCTCCCCTGCAGCAGGTCAGCGACGCTTCTTCCGAGGCGCCGCAGCCGCCTCGCCTCGACATGCCTGAAGCCGCGCCGGAAAAAACCGCGCCGGTTGCCATGACCGTGCCGCAGCCCTCACAGGACAAAACAGCACAGGCCGCCACCGCCAAGCCCGGTCAGGGCGAAAAACTTGTGGCCGCCAATGATCCTTTGGTTCCCAAACGTGGCAGCACGCCGCCCCCGGCTGAAGTGAACTGGGGCGCTCGCCCCAGCATGGAAGAAGCCGCCCGCACCGAAGCCGAAGCCGCGCAGAAAAATGCGGCCGCCAAGGCAGCAGAGCAGGCAGCCCCGCAAACTCCTGCAGCTTTGGCAGCCAGCCAGCTGCCGCCGCCCGCGTCCGTGCAGGCTCCTGTTCAGGCCCCGGCAACAGCTCAGGTGGCGGGTCAGATGACCGCGCAGCCTGTGGCGCAAGCCGCCGCGTCAACCCCGGCTTCCGCTCCCGCTCCGCTGGCACTCACGCCAGATGTGGTGGCCGGACTGGAAAAGGCTGTTAAGGCCTGGAACGCGGACTTTGCCTCCCGCTCCATGGACATTGCCTCTCTGTACGACCAGGCCCGCTTTAACCGCGAGGCGGGAACCCCGCGCGGTTACTCGTACAATTCCACCATGCGCGAGTTCGAGCGCCGCTTTGCAGCGCCCTGGCTGCGCCTCATAAGCCGCAAGCCCAAGTTTGAATTGCAGGGCACGCTGGCCGTGAGCCATGTGGAACAGCTGGTGGTGACCCCCAACGCCATGGAACAGGGCGTGCGCAGCTTCTGGTGGAACCGTGATGACAAGGGCGACTTCCGCATTGTTGCCACGCAGTTCAGGCCGGACGAGCTGGGCCTTGCCGCCGATTATCTCGATCAGGTAAGCGACGACGTGAGCGCCATGGTTGAAAAGTGGCGTAAGGCATGGGAAGCCGGACGGATTGAGGAATACATCGAATACTACGCCGACGACGCCATCCAGCAGGGCCGTTGGGGCGCAAAGAATATCCAGAAGCAGAAAGAACAGCTCTGGCAACGGGTCAAGCCCACGCTTGTGCAGATTACCGGCCTGCGGCTGGTGGCTGACAAGCAGGGCATACGCGCAGACATGAATCAGGTTTACGCCGACAGCTCTGGCCATACAGACCGGGGTACAAAGACCCTGCTGCTGCGCTTTGACGGTAAAAACTGGCGCATAGCACGCGAAGACTGGGCCTTGCTGGGCGCTCCTGTAGAGCCCGTGGGTACTGTTCAATAG
- a CDS encoding glycosyltransferase family 10: MADHPQYSCQFATIHSDWPWMRQTEDGCGGMGRVQFALAQQAVEAQPNPRHAEIWLVVFDEAPAGFCTTVPRERRILYVTEPPEIKKYPRSYLAQFGIVVSPYDFRSVERRSMVIGNPCLNWHFGVSRSDSGYVSKFGKLDDLRHLPMPQKTGLVSVVCSNKTATEAQRARLALVELLRDRLGDALHVYGRGFNPVDDKMSAIAPYKYHVVLENNLLPYFWTEKLSDAWLGWSLPLYLGAPNLAEACPSAGIVPLRPNAPEASVALVVQALESQLWDIRQAELAQCRAWMLETTNVFASAVRMLETATDYRRKQPMLAVPEPIFGVSRADVAAMHRQGRTQNP; the protein is encoded by the coding sequence TTGGCTGATCATCCCCAGTATAGTTGCCAGTTTGCAACCATCCATAGCGATTGGCCCTGGATGCGCCAGACAGAAGACGGCTGCGGCGGCATGGGTCGTGTCCAGTTTGCGCTTGCGCAGCAAGCCGTAGAGGCGCAGCCCAACCCCCGGCATGCTGAAATATGGCTGGTTGTTTTTGACGAAGCTCCGGCGGGATTCTGTACCACCGTACCCCGTGAGCGGCGCATCCTGTATGTTACAGAACCGCCTGAAATCAAAAAATACCCCCGCTCCTACCTTGCCCAGTTCGGCATTGTTGTTTCGCCCTATGATTTTCGCTCTGTTGAGCGCCGCAGCATGGTCATTGGCAACCCCTGCCTCAACTGGCACTTCGGGGTCAGCCGCAGCGACAGCGGCTACGTGAGCAAATTCGGCAAGCTGGACGATTTGCGCCACCTGCCAATGCCGCAGAAAACGGGCCTTGTTTCAGTGGTCTGCTCAAATAAAACCGCCACCGAGGCCCAGCGCGCCCGCCTTGCACTGGTGGAGCTGCTCAGAGATCGGCTGGGGGACGCCCTGCATGTCTATGGTCGCGGCTTCAACCCCGTGGACGACAAAATGTCGGCCATTGCGCCCTACAAGTACCATGTGGTGCTTGAAAACAACCTGCTTCCGTACTTCTGGACAGAAAAACTCTCTGACGCATGGCTTGGCTGGTCGCTGCCGCTGTATCTTGGCGCACCCAACCTTGCTGAAGCCTGCCCATCTGCAGGCATTGTGCCCCTGCGCCCAAATGCGCCCGAAGCCAGCGTTGCGCTGGTAGTACAGGCTCTTGAATCACAATTGTGGGATATCCGGCAGGCCGAGCTGGCCCAATGCCGTGCGTGGATGCTGGAAACCACCAATGTCTTTGCCTCAGCGGTCCGCATGCTTGAAACGGCGACAGACTATCGCCGCAAGCAGCCCATGCTTGCGGTGCCAGAGCCAATTTTTGGCGTCAGCAGGGCAGATGTGGCCGCCATGCACCGCCAGGGCCGCACACAAAATCCGTAA
- a CDS encoding glycosyltransferase family A protein — MSTVRPEITVAMPAYNAAAHLREAVDSILTQTFEDFELLVVDDGSTDDTYAIATAMAAEDSRVRTERLPDNMGRATARNMALGRARGRYLAWMDADDIALPRRLELQRACLEAQPDTHICGGGVEYFGYSQALELFPELPEAARAAALFGAPVPNGCSMLRLDAVRAFGLRYDAALARAEDMAFWADALLAAGLRATNLQIPLLRYRYAPAPQARQWHVRALLGHVFPALGICASGAQAQLHAGLVYGAAAHSATATDALVWLDTLWQAWKTRYGHDAHMQRHIVVFAARVLREVVAPQLAQEAASTLQHLSIAELM, encoded by the coding sequence ATGAGCACTGTCAGGCCCGAAATAACCGTGGCCATGCCCGCCTACAATGCCGCCGCACACCTGCGCGAGGCGGTTGATTCCATTCTCACGCAGACGTTTGAGGATTTTGAGCTGCTCGTGGTGGACGACGGTTCCACGGATGACACCTATGCCATTGCCACGGCCATGGCTGCGGAAGACAGCCGGGTGCGCACCGAACGACTGCCAGACAACATGGGGCGTGCCACTGCCCGCAACATGGCCCTGGGGCGGGCGCGGGGGCGTTACCTGGCCTGGATGGACGCTGATGATATCGCCTTGCCCCGCAGGCTGGAACTGCAGCGCGCCTGCCTTGAAGCGCAACCAGACACACATATTTGCGGTGGAGGCGTGGAATATTTTGGCTACTCCCAGGCGTTGGAACTCTTTCCCGAGCTACCGGAAGCCGCCCGGGCAGCGGCCCTGTTTGGCGCGCCCGTACCCAACGGGTGCTCTATGCTGCGGCTGGACGCGGTGCGCGCCTTTGGCTTACGCTATGACGCAGCGCTGGCGCGGGCAGAAGACATGGCCTTTTGGGCCGACGCCCTGCTGGCGGCTGGCCTGCGGGCCACAAACCTGCAAATTCCACTGTTGCGCTATCGTTATGCGCCTGCGCCACAGGCCCGGCAGTGGCATGTGCGCGCCCTGTTGGGCCACGTGTTTCCGGCTTTGGGCATATGCGCCAGCGGAGCTCAGGCACAGCTTCACGCGGGCCTTGTGTACGGCGCAGCCGCCCATTCTGCCACTGCAACAGACGCGCTGGTCTGGCTCGACACGCTCTGGCAGGCATGGAAGACCCGCTACGGGCACGATGCCCACATGCAGCGGCACATTGTGGTGTTTGCGGCGCGCGTTCTGCGCGAGGTGGTCGCGCCCCAACTGGCGCAAGAGGCTGCCAGTACGCTGCAACATCTTTCCATTGCAGAACTTATGTAA
- a CDS encoding iron-containing alcohol dehydrogenase — protein sequence MHDFVYYTPTKIIFGKNTEQQCGGLVKAHKCRKVLIHYGGQSALRSGLVDRIKASLEADGLAYVTLGGVVPNPRLSLIREGIELARSEGVDFVLAVGGGSVIDSAKAIAYGAANEGDVWDFYMAKRKPDTCLPIGCVVTIAAAGSEMSSSTVVTNEENGFKRSFKTDMARPAFAIMNPELTLTLPAFQTACGCVDILMHTMERYFGHGSNMDITDSISEGLLRTVMHHATVLRDDPANYESRAEVMWAGSLSHNGLTGCGSDGGDWATHMIEHELSGMFDVAHGAGLSAIWGSWARHVLPQRPDRFALFAERVMGVARAESDTVTGLRGIEAMESFFRSLNMPISLKELDLAPTDAQLAEMAEKALVGKSHIGSVKKLLPPDIVAIFAASR from the coding sequence ATGCACGATTTTGTCTACTACACGCCCACAAAAATCATTTTTGGCAAAAATACAGAGCAGCAGTGCGGCGGGCTTGTCAAAGCCCACAAATGCCGCAAGGTGCTGATCCACTACGGCGGCCAGAGCGCACTACGTTCGGGCCTCGTGGACAGGATCAAGGCCTCGCTCGAGGCAGATGGGCTGGCATACGTCACTTTGGGCGGCGTGGTGCCCAACCCCCGGCTTTCGCTGATCCGCGAGGGTATTGAACTGGCCCGTAGCGAGGGCGTGGACTTTGTGCTGGCCGTAGGCGGCGGCAGCGTTATCGACTCTGCCAAGGCTATTGCCTACGGGGCCGCCAACGAGGGCGACGTTTGGGATTTTTATATGGCCAAGCGCAAACCCGACACTTGCCTGCCCATCGGCTGCGTGGTCACCATTGCCGCAGCTGGTAGCGAAATGAGCAGCTCCACCGTGGTGACCAACGAAGAAAACGGCTTCAAGCGCAGTTTTAAGACAGACATGGCGCGCCCGGCCTTTGCCATCATGAACCCGGAACTGACCCTCACGCTGCCCGCCTTTCAGACGGCCTGCGGCTGCGTGGATATTCTCATGCACACCATGGAGCGGTATTTTGGCCACGGCTCCAACATGGACATTACCGACAGCATCAGCGAGGGCCTCTTGCGCACGGTCATGCACCATGCCACTGTGCTGCGCGACGACCCGGCCAACTACGAATCCCGGGCCGAAGTCATGTGGGCGGGCAGCCTCTCGCACAACGGCCTCACTGGCTGCGGCTCGGACGGTGGCGACTGGGCCACGCACATGATCGAACACGAACTGAGTGGCATGTTTGACGTGGCGCACGGCGCGGGCCTTTCGGCCATATGGGGCAGCTGGGCGCGGCATGTGTTGCCGCAACGCCCCGACCGATTTGCCCTGTTTGCTGAAAGGGTCATGGGCGTTGCGCGGGCTGAGTCCGACACTGTCACCGGCTTGCGCGGCATTGAAGCCATGGAGTCCTTTTTCCGCTCGCTGAACATGCCCATTTCGCTCAAGGAGCTGGATCTCGCCCCCACAGATGCCCAGCTTGCTGAAATGGCGGAAAAAGCCCTTGTGGGCAAAAGCCATATAGGCAGTGTAAAAAAATTGCTGCCTCCCGATATCGTGGCCATATTTGCTGCCTCGCGCTAG
- a CDS encoding glycosyltransferase — MHNDFEARLAVRFPRAVVMGITGNWAFAAGTVLLALRRHNPALNADIIVFCDGALPAEDARILQELGAQLAPFTPVNAELTEEALSVFSPLSLAKFHCFDLLRQYESVVWLDSDILVQDSLEDLFACGPLGLALEDPEFSDPAGAKPAQINLHGPVQDFNGSADNLNSGVIVFRNDLPEPEVLRQMCIDFVRRHGKLLRYPDQAAFNALAQMLLRQNSQCVQLLPQRFNAHPRNPAATFAPVVHAFGAYKLWNDGLTATCFPEWQRDYARWQRLGGSPYSGTVENAEFLAGGAFSLLTGLCGTIENAQAAIADMQQKLEVETRVRARLEAVVSRLG, encoded by the coding sequence ATGCATAATGACTTTGAAGCCCGCCTTGCGGTGCGCTTTCCGCGTGCCGTGGTCATGGGCATAACGGGCAACTGGGCCTTTGCGGCGGGTACGGTGCTGCTGGCCCTGCGGCGGCATAATCCGGCCCTGAACGCAGACATCATCGTGTTTTGCGATGGAGCCTTGCCCGCAGAAGACGCCCGCATCCTGCAAGAGCTGGGCGCGCAGCTTGCGCCCTTTACGCCCGTGAATGCCGAGCTGACCGAAGAAGCCCTGTCGGTATTTTCGCCGCTCAGTCTGGCAAAGTTCCACTGCTTTGACCTGCTGCGCCAGTACGAATCGGTTGTGTGGCTTGATTCTGACATTCTGGTGCAGGATTCGCTGGAAGATCTTTTTGCCTGCGGCCCGCTGGGGCTGGCTCTGGAAGACCCGGAATTTTCGGACCCGGCGGGGGCCAAGCCCGCCCAGATTAACCTGCACGGCCCAGTGCAGGATTTTAACGGCAGTGCGGATAACCTGAATTCCGGCGTCATCGTATTTCGCAATGACCTGCCCGAACCTGAAGTACTACGACAGATGTGCATTGATTTTGTGCGCAGGCACGGCAAGCTGCTGCGCTATCCCGATCAGGCGGCCTTTAACGCGCTGGCGCAGATGTTGTTGCGGCAAAACTCACAGTGTGTGCAGCTGCTGCCCCAGCGATTCAACGCCCATCCGCGTAACCCTGCGGCTACCTTTGCGCCGGTGGTGCACGCCTTTGGAGCCTACAAGCTGTGGAACGACGGCCTTACGGCAACGTGCTTTCCCGAGTGGCAGCGCGACTACGCCCGCTGGCAGCGCCTCGGCGGCAGCCCCTATTCCGGAACCGTGGAAAACGCGGAATTTCTTGCAGGCGGCGCATTTTCACTGCTCACGGGGCTGTGTGGTACCATAGAAAATGCCCAGGCGGCCATTGCCGACATGCAGCAAAAACTTGAAGTCGAAACACGGGTTCGCGCCCGTCTGGAAGCCGTGGTCAGCAGGCTCGGCTAG